The following coding sequences lie in one Deltaproteobacteria bacterium genomic window:
- a CDS encoding beta-lactamase family protein — MDDSVPTKVSGHLRKRFGHNEGVQYWFRTPDGQTRTSSAGFASRRPPRRVTPATTFHCFSTTKPITALALLQLAADGKVDLDAPVRESLPEIPYDNGMTARQLLSHQGGLPNPLPLAWVHRAEDHAGFDRQAFLERVLKENPRAEPPGKKARYSNIGYLLLGAMIERVSGQPYPVFVRQRILDVVRSRDVTAFLDFGAPVERHAVGYTRVVSGIGLALAFMRDPAKLRTREGGWIRYHPFHLDGAAYGGLEGNVRGWAPLLTAIVDRDPRLLPPEWYATWFAPQSLASGAPSGHALSWFTGDTAGHAHLRHAGGGSGYGAEIRIYPELGAASAILCNTTVVSDTRMLDELDALWLP; from the coding sequence GTGGACGACTCGGTTCCGACCAAGGTCTCCGGCCACCTGCGCAAGCGCTTCGGCCACAACGAAGGCGTGCAGTACTGGTTCCGCACCCCCGACGGGCAGACACGCACCTCGTCGGCGGGCTTCGCCAGTCGTCGGCCGCCACGCCGCGTCACGCCGGCGACGACGTTCCACTGCTTCTCGACCACCAAGCCGATCACCGCGCTCGCGCTGCTGCAGCTGGCGGCCGACGGCAAGGTCGATCTCGACGCGCCGGTGCGCGAGTCGTTGCCGGAGATTCCCTACGACAACGGCATGACCGCCCGTCAGCTGCTGTCGCACCAGGGCGGCCTGCCGAACCCGCTGCCGCTGGCGTGGGTGCACCGCGCCGAGGACCACGCGGGCTTCGACCGGCAGGCCTTCCTCGAGCGCGTGCTGAAAGAGAACCCGCGCGCCGAGCCGCCGGGCAAGAAGGCCCGCTACTCCAACATCGGGTACCTGCTGCTCGGTGCGATGATCGAGCGCGTCTCGGGCCAGCCCTACCCCGTGTTCGTGCGCCAGCGGATCCTCGACGTGGTGCGATCGCGCGACGTCACGGCCTTCCTCGACTTCGGGGCGCCGGTCGAGCGACACGCGGTGGGCTACACGCGCGTGGTCTCGGGCATCGGCCTCGCGCTGGCGTTCATGCGAGATCCCGCCAAGCTGCGCACACGCGAAGGCGGCTGGATCCGCTACCACCCCTTCCACCTCGACGGCGCCGCGTACGGTGGCCTCGAGGGCAACGTACGGGGCTGGGCGCCGCTACTCACCGCGATCGTCGATCGTGATCCCCGGCTGCTGCCACCCGAGTGGTACGCGACATGGTTCGCGCCGCAGTCGCTCGCCTCGGGTGCGCCGTCGGGCCACGCGTTGTCGTGGTTCACCGGCGACACCGCCGGCCATGCGCACCTGCGCCACGCCGGCGGTGGCTCGGGCTACGGCGCCGAGATCCGCATCTACCCCGAACTCGGGGCCGCCAGCGCGATCCTCTGCAACACCACGGTCGTCAGCGACACGCGCATGCTCGACGAGCTCGACGCGCTGTGGCTGCCGTGA
- a CDS encoding DUF4215 domain-containing protein has protein sequence MATQPALADVDLAPVVQIDLSAFDGSGFDPEPAAGQLDSDDWSVRLSGSSVLDFGGTAGGAGSDYARGISTGNVDDPGVWAFDIDGAGTIAFGIQPTDLAFTPGRVVLRLVNNTGADITDVQVEYTLWVNNDVGRSSTVSLEHSADNMAYTAIGEPIVTPMAADRDGFVGTDVVEVITPETPIPDGGVYYISWSGDDAGGAGPARDELGIEGITFRLLDVCGNGLMDKGEECDDGLMNADTAACTSTCTTAVCGDGLVQEGVEECDDMNTDPGDGCAADCTVEVDPGTSSGSDGGTTAADSGSASASASGADTSGGDASASATATASATAGSDDSGGGSDEGTGGEDDGSGGCVCNSSGGGSPLWAAFGAFGLALLRRRRH, from the coding sequence TTGGCGACGCAGCCGGCACTCGCCGATGTCGATCTCGCGCCGGTGGTCCAGATCGACCTCTCGGCCTTCGACGGCAGCGGCTTCGATCCCGAGCCGGCCGCGGGACAGCTCGACTCCGACGACTGGTCGGTGCGGCTCAGCGGTAGCAGCGTGCTCGACTTCGGCGGCACGGCCGGCGGCGCAGGCAGCGACTACGCGCGCGGCATCAGCACCGGCAACGTCGACGATCCCGGTGTGTGGGCCTTCGACATCGACGGCGCCGGCACGATCGCCTTCGGCATCCAGCCCACCGATCTCGCCTTCACCCCCGGCCGCGTGGTGCTGCGCCTCGTCAACAACACCGGCGCCGACATCACCGACGTGCAGGTCGAGTACACCCTGTGGGTCAACAACGACGTCGGTCGCAGCAGCACCGTGTCGCTGGAGCACTCGGCCGACAACATGGCCTACACCGCCATCGGCGAGCCCATCGTCACGCCGATGGCGGCCGACCGCGACGGCTTCGTTGGGACCGACGTGGTCGAGGTGATCACGCCCGAGACCCCGATCCCCGACGGCGGCGTCTACTACATCTCGTGGTCGGGTGACGACGCCGGAGGCGCGGGCCCGGCGCGCGACGAGCTCGGCATCGAGGGCATCACGTTCCGTCTGCTCGACGTCTGCGGCAATGGCCTGATGGACAAGGGCGAGGAGTGCGACGACGGCCTGATGAACGCCGACACCGCGGCCTGCACCAGCACGTGCACCACGGCGGTGTGTGGCGATGGCCTCGTGCAAGAGGGCGTCGAAGAGTGCGACGACATGAACACCGATCCCGGTGACGGTTGCGCGGCGGATTGCACGGTCGAGGTCGACCCCGGCACGAGCAGCGGCTCCGACGGTGGCACCACCGCGGCCGACAGCGGCAGCGCCAGCGCCAGCGCGTCGGGTGCGGACACCAGCGGTGGCGACGCCTCGGCGAGCGCGACCGCGACCGCGAGCGCGACCGCCGGAAGCGACGACTCCGGCGGTGGCAGCGACGAGGGCACCGGCGGCGAGGACGACGGCAGCGGTGGCTGCGTCTGCAACAGCTCCGGCGGTGGTAGCCCGCTGTGGGCTGCGTTCGGTGCGTTCGGCCTCGCGCTGCTGCGTCGCCGTCGTCACTGA
- a CDS encoding serine/threonine protein kinase codes for MGGTDGEGGDARDDVRSDPRSLEETHASDEHATARGERGPAASGELHGQLGRYVVHGTLGVGAMGVVYSAFDPELDRAVALKLLHARGGAGAAGGRRLLREAQAMARLTSPNVVTVHDVGTIGGRVFVAMEQIDGGTLTQWQRAPERTWSEIVAMYLDAGRGLVAAHDAGIVHGDFKPDNVLIGRDGRARVGDFGLARVLDRSSGMEPTDEVPPTDAGARGSGETSVHDGRAGTPAYMAPEQHLGGEPGPAADQFAFCVALYEALYGVRPFRAASLTALVIAVCEREPEPPPADGRVPRWVWPLLRRGLAKRVDERHPSLSALLDRLSRDPRARRRRFAIAAVALGATGGAAWFTARATASPTPCRGAAAAFAPSWNDATRDALRHAFEGVDAPYAADALRHTTSLLEGYAGAWVEAHGQACRATSIDGVQSEQVLDERMQCLARAQQSFDALVARMAAADVITVRESVTAVGRLPALDACSETATLGQRTPLPTEPERRQAIESLQAQLAQVHAADISGHPRDAAEQLATMLPQARTLGYPPLLAETLHIHGQLATKDGGDDGEAALEEALWTALRGGDDRLAATIAIDLLRQVGYVDARVPEGERWFALASALLDRHGAAPALTVKLFVAHGAMRLEQRDFDGAASSFERAREAAAQLQPDDRERALVTTALANLTFLRDDVDAAMPLYEEAAASFERLYGPHHPTVGDLQSNIGNVWWARDEPATARLWYERAMANLEAAYGPDHPEVASVLAHIALTHAQEGHPELARPQLERAVAIFERHFGPEHPELIMPLHDLGLALTELHEPVAAERALRRAIAVQERAYGLEYPELVGTLVALSDVLVLASQQDERRRLLVRARAIAAAAPEPDPARLERLDRRIAELPAP; via the coding sequence GTGGGCGGCACGGACGGCGAGGGCGGGGACGCGCGTGATGACGTGCGATCCGATCCGCGAAGTCTCGAGGAGACGCACGCCAGCGACGAGCACGCGACCGCGCGCGGCGAGCGTGGGCCTGCCGCGTCGGGTGAGCTGCACGGCCAGCTCGGTCGCTACGTCGTGCACGGCACGCTCGGTGTCGGCGCGATGGGCGTGGTGTACTCGGCGTTCGACCCCGAGCTCGACCGCGCCGTCGCGCTCAAGCTGTTGCATGCGCGCGGGGGTGCGGGAGCGGCCGGCGGCCGCCGACTGCTGCGCGAGGCCCAGGCCATGGCGCGGCTCACCTCGCCCAACGTCGTGACGGTGCACGACGTCGGCACCATCGGTGGCCGCGTCTTCGTGGCGATGGAACAGATCGACGGCGGCACGCTGACGCAGTGGCAGCGCGCGCCGGAGCGCACGTGGTCGGAGATCGTCGCGATGTACCTCGACGCCGGGCGCGGTCTGGTCGCAGCCCACGACGCCGGCATCGTGCACGGCGACTTCAAGCCCGACAACGTGCTCATCGGGCGCGATGGACGGGCGCGGGTCGGTGACTTCGGGCTCGCCCGCGTGCTCGATCGCTCGTCGGGAATGGAGCCGACCGACGAGGTCCCGCCCACCGACGCCGGTGCTCGAGGCAGCGGCGAGACCAGCGTGCATGATGGACGCGCGGGCACGCCGGCCTACATGGCGCCGGAGCAACATCTCGGTGGAGAGCCGGGCCCGGCCGCCGACCAGTTTGCGTTCTGCGTCGCGCTCTACGAGGCGCTCTATGGCGTGCGTCCGTTCCGCGCGGCCTCGCTGACGGCCCTGGTCATCGCGGTGTGCGAGCGCGAGCCCGAGCCCCCGCCGGCCGATGGTCGCGTGCCGCGGTGGGTGTGGCCGCTGCTGCGTCGGGGGCTCGCCAAGCGCGTCGACGAGCGTCACCCGTCGCTGTCGGCGCTGCTCGACCGCCTCTCGCGCGATCCGAGAGCACGGCGGCGTCGCTTCGCGATCGCGGCCGTCGCCCTCGGTGCGACCGGCGGCGCGGCGTGGTTCACCGCGCGCGCGACCGCATCGCCAACACCGTGCAGGGGCGCCGCAGCGGCATTCGCCCCCAGCTGGAACGACGCCACGCGCGACGCGTTGCGTCACGCGTTCGAGGGTGTCGACGCGCCGTATGCCGCGGACGCCCTGCGCCACACGACTTCGCTGCTCGAAGGCTACGCCGGTGCGTGGGTCGAGGCGCACGGCCAGGCGTGCCGCGCCACGTCGATCGATGGCGTGCAGTCCGAGCAGGTGCTCGACGAGCGCATGCAGTGCCTCGCGCGCGCGCAGCAGTCGTTCGACGCCCTGGTCGCGCGCATGGCCGCGGCGGACGTCATCACCGTGCGCGAGTCGGTGACGGCGGTCGGACGATTGCCTGCGCTCGACGCCTGCAGCGAGACCGCCACCCTCGGCCAGCGCACGCCGCTGCCCACCGAGCCCGAGCGACGCCAGGCGATCGAGTCGCTGCAGGCCCAGCTCGCGCAGGTCCACGCCGCCGACATCTCGGGTCACCCCCGCGACGCCGCCGAGCAGCTCGCGACGATGCTCCCGCAGGCGCGCACGCTCGGCTATCCGCCGCTGCTGGCCGAGACGCTGCACATCCACGGTCAGCTCGCGACCAAGGATGGTGGCGACGACGGCGAGGCCGCGCTCGAGGAGGCGCTGTGGACGGCGCTGCGCGGGGGTGACGATCGGCTGGCGGCGACCATCGCGATCGATCTGCTGCGACAGGTCGGCTACGTCGATGCGCGGGTTCCCGAGGGTGAGCGGTGGTTCGCGCTGGCGTCGGCGTTGCTCGATCGCCACGGCGCCGCGCCGGCGCTCACCGTGAAGCTGTTCGTCGCGCATGGCGCGATGCGTCTGGAGCAGCGCGACTTCGACGGCGCGGCGTCGTCGTTCGAGCGCGCCCGCGAGGCCGCCGCGCAGCTGCAGCCCGATGATCGCGAGCGGGCGTTGGTGACGACCGCGCTCGCCAACCTCACGTTCCTGCGCGACGATGTCGACGCTGCGATGCCGCTCTACGAAGAGGCCGCCGCCAGCTTCGAGCGACTGTACGGGCCGCACCATCCGACGGTCGGCGATCTACAGTCCAACATCGGCAACGTGTGGTGGGCCCGCGACGAGCCCGCGACCGCGCGGCTGTGGTACGAGCGCGCCATGGCCAACCTCGAGGCGGCCTACGGCCCCGATCATCCCGAGGTCGCCAGCGTGCTGGCCCACATCGCGCTGACCCACGCGCAGGAGGGCCACCCCGAGCTCGCGCGGCCGCAGCTCGAGCGCGCGGTCGCGATCTTCGAGCGCCACTTCGGGCCCGAGCACCCCGAGCTCATCATGCCGCTGCACGACCTCGGCCTGGCGCTGACAGAGCTGCACGAGCCCGTGGCGGCCGAGCGTGCGCTCCGGCGTGCGATCGCGGTGCAGGAGCGCGCCTACGGACTCGAGTATCCCGAGCTGGTCGGTACGCTGGTGGCGCTGTCCGACGTGCTCGTGCTCGCGTCGCAGCAGGACGAGCGTCGGCGCCTGCTCGTGCGCGCGCGGGCGATCGCTGCCGCCGCGCCCGAGCCGGACCCGGCCCGTCTCGAGCGCCTCGATCGGCGGATCGCCGAGCTGCCCGCGCCGTGA
- a CDS encoding DTW domain-containing protein: MDLVAPQPRAMCLRCRRPQVVCWCRFITPIPTRTRVVLVQHSRERDVAIGTARMASLSLPNSELHVGVDFTDDPALARALGDPTRPPILLYPGRDSIDVVQQPPTGPVTLVVVDGTWSQAKTLIRDNPQLASLPRYGFVPPKPSEYRIRREPQDEFVSTIEALVHVLGALEGAPARFEALMTPFRAMVDMQLEHIGRVHAGRRKLRRRPTRPSPRGPAILRERATDLLCIVGESNAWPHGHALRPRGSIGELVHWVAWRPATDERFEAVLAPRGPLAPNTPSYLELSQAAIEGGESVESFVARWRDFVREHDVVCSWGSHGMRLLRPTGGIWPDPHVDLRRVHGTLTQRRAGSLERDATALALPEIASPAHGRAGRRLALLAAVVRHYAERC; the protein is encoded by the coding sequence ATGGACCTCGTCGCACCGCAGCCCCGCGCGATGTGTCTGCGCTGCCGCCGGCCGCAGGTGGTCTGCTGGTGCCGGTTCATCACGCCGATCCCCACGCGCACGCGCGTGGTGTTGGTGCAGCACTCGCGCGAGCGCGACGTCGCGATCGGCACCGCACGCATGGCGAGTCTCTCGCTGCCGAACTCCGAGCTGCACGTCGGTGTCGACTTCACCGACGACCCCGCGCTCGCGCGCGCGCTCGGCGATCCCACGCGACCACCGATCCTGCTCTACCCCGGCCGCGACAGCATCGACGTGGTACAGCAACCGCCGACGGGGCCGGTCACGCTGGTGGTGGTCGACGGCACCTGGTCGCAGGCCAAGACGCTAATCCGCGACAACCCGCAGCTGGCGTCCCTGCCCCGCTACGGCTTCGTGCCGCCCAAGCCCAGCGAGTACCGCATCCGTCGCGAGCCGCAGGACGAGTTCGTCTCGACCATCGAAGCACTCGTGCACGTGCTCGGTGCGCTCGAGGGCGCACCGGCGCGGTTCGAGGCCTTGATGACGCCGTTTCGCGCGATGGTCGACATGCAGCTCGAGCACATCGGTCGGGTCCATGCTGGCCGTCGCAAGCTGCGGCGTCGACCCACGCGGCCGTCGCCGCGCGGCCCCGCGATCCTGCGCGAGCGCGCGACGGATCTACTGTGCATCGTCGGGGAGTCGAACGCGTGGCCCCACGGTCACGCGCTGCGCCCCCGCGGCAGCATCGGCGAGCTGGTGCACTGGGTCGCGTGGCGCCCCGCGACCGACGAGCGCTTCGAGGCGGTGCTCGCCCCCCGCGGACCGCTGGCGCCCAACACCCCCAGCTACCTCGAGCTGTCGCAAGCCGCGATCGAGGGCGGCGAGTCGGTCGAGTCCTTCGTCGCACGCTGGCGGGACTTCGTACGCGAGCACGACGTCGTGTGCAGCTGGGGCAGCCACGGCATGCGATTGCTGCGACCGACCGGCGGCATCTGGCCCGACCCCCACGTCGATCTTCGTCGCGTGCACGGCACCCTCACGCAGCGACGCGCGGGCAGCCTCGAACGCGACGCGACCGCGCTCGCACTGCCGGAGATCGCGTCGCCCGCCCACGGTCGCGCGGGGCGACGCCTCGCGCTACTGGCCGCGGTGGTGCGCCACTACGCCGAACGCTGCTGA
- a CDS encoding bestrophin family protein: protein MSTLVVWQWRALALYAACAGIVVFLEDVLTATWVDLPAVPLTVIGAAIGIFVSFRTNSCYDRWWEGRKLWGQLVNTSRMFGIQVLGYPVGPADRLRPILQRIVRRHIAYVHALRCSLREQDATRDPEVASYVEPSELGRMTDEPNVNAALLNRQLRDLARLCRAGHLDARALQSLDSSIATLLDVQGGCERIKKTPFPQTYEFVASLLIAAFAVLLPMGIVEEAGWFAVPIAVLVCFAFRVIDQVGTMLEDPFSMAPAALPLNAIATNIEIELCNRLGDSDAPEPPTPDDDGVLM from the coding sequence GTGTCCACGCTCGTCGTGTGGCAGTGGCGCGCCCTGGCGCTGTATGCCGCGTGCGCCGGCATCGTGGTGTTCCTCGAGGATGTGCTCACCGCGACATGGGTCGATCTGCCGGCGGTGCCGCTCACGGTCATCGGTGCAGCGATCGGGATCTTCGTCAGCTTCCGCACCAACTCCTGTTACGACCGCTGGTGGGAAGGCCGGAAGTTGTGGGGTCAGCTGGTCAACACCTCGCGCATGTTCGGGATTCAGGTGCTGGGCTACCCGGTGGGACCCGCCGATCGACTGCGACCGATCCTGCAACGCATCGTGCGTCGCCACATCGCCTACGTGCACGCGCTGCGCTGCTCCCTGCGCGAGCAGGACGCCACGCGTGACCCCGAGGTCGCGAGCTACGTCGAGCCGAGCGAGCTCGGGCGAATGACCGACGAACCCAACGTCAACGCTGCGCTGCTGAACCGCCAGCTCCGCGACCTCGCACGCCTGTGCCGCGCCGGCCACCTCGACGCCCGCGCGCTGCAGTCCCTCGACAGCTCGATCGCCACGCTGCTCGACGTCCAGGGCGGCTGCGAGCGCATCAAGAAGACCCCGTTCCCGCAGACCTACGAGTTCGTCGCGTCGCTGCTCATCGCCGCGTTCGCGGTGCTACTGCCGATGGGCATCGTCGAGGAAGCTGGATGGTTCGCAGTCCCGATCGCGGTGCTCGTCTGCTTCGCGTTCCGCGTGATCGACCAGGTCGGGACCATGCTCGAGGACCCGTTCTCGATGGCCCCCGCCGCCCTTCCGCTGAACGCGATCGCGACCAACATCGAGATCGAGCTGTGCAATCGACTCGGCGACTCCGATGCCCCCGAGCCGCCGACGCCCGACGACGACGGCGTGTTGATGTGA
- a CDS encoding sigma-70 family RNA polymerase sigma factor, which translates to MRAAPHDADPTPGPTTAFEAAYAEHFGFVWRSLRGLGVPTASLDDAAQDVFVVVHDRLHTFDSTRPMRAWLFGIVRNVARRHHERGARQSPLQLVQSPAPLEETMQWRERAAVVAAMLEQLDEGHRAVFLLAQLEGATAPEIADALGINLNTVYSRLRTARARFERAVARHERRDTESTR; encoded by the coding sequence TTGCGCGCCGCCCCCCACGACGCGGACCCGACCCCGGGCCCGACGACCGCCTTCGAGGCGGCCTACGCCGAACACTTCGGGTTCGTGTGGCGGAGCCTGCGTGGGCTCGGCGTGCCGACGGCGTCGCTCGACGACGCGGCGCAGGATGTCTTCGTCGTGGTCCACGATCGACTGCACACGTTCGACTCCACGCGCCCGATGCGGGCGTGGCTGTTCGGCATCGTGCGCAACGTGGCGCGCCGTCATCACGAGCGCGGCGCGAGGCAGTCGCCGCTGCAGCTGGTGCAGTCGCCCGCGCCGCTCGAGGAGACCATGCAGTGGCGCGAGCGGGCGGCAGTGGTGGCCGCGATGCTCGAGCAGCTCGACGAGGGCCATCGCGCGGTGTTCTTGCTCGCGCAGCTCGAGGGCGCCACCGCGCCGGAGATCGCCGACGCGCTCGGCATCAATCTCAACACGGTCTACTCGCGACTGCGAACCGCACGCGCACGCTTCGAGCGCGCGGTCGCACGGCACGAACGACGGGATACGGAGTCGACACGATGA
- a CDS encoding thrombospondin type 3 repeat-containing protein, with the protein MLLIPGLRMPSITVLCVLACGLPDKNLGQLADDGSTAGEPTASGTDPTTTTTDTGPGDDTGGDFACGDPAAPPPRCVEDADLDQVRLACDNAPDITNPGQEDLDADGIGDVADLCQTITSDPSADSDRDGIGNACDSCPSTVDHYEGAVDVTLPDGLRFRNVPDLGDLDGDGVGDACDNCVAVPNCGDYDGAAPWQVGDPIDRDDTTQCQADADRDGVGDACQGLVVGALAVAAVGLGPDDDFDQDGLANGVDACARLPLVVDDDTLCDGDGDCPSGSQCEPRVGESQGVCNHPDHDGDGIGDACDTCATASNPEQLVDGGLQQDDQDGDFVGNACEATAECGVHPDSPPSGFYALAAEGLCCAAQLQALGDGTLALVATGRPLSDPDGRPIKLECSDADVAAGLCRRLPASVAARPGVLEAPPGCEALLDGQPAWSVAPLSLAEVASVDDFWGFRCELPQLDQDFDGIGDACDFCMFAFDPDNTPYVDAQGELWPLNGKYCNGAYSIENTCGE; encoded by the coding sequence ATGCTCCTGATCCCTGGCCTTCGGATGCCGAGCATCACCGTGCTGTGCGTGCTCGCGTGCGGCCTGCCCGACAAGAACCTCGGCCAACTCGCCGACGACGGGTCGACGGCGGGCGAGCCCACCGCGTCGGGCACCGACCCGACGACCACGACCACGGACACCGGCCCTGGCGACGACACCGGTGGCGACTTCGCCTGCGGCGATCCGGCCGCCCCGCCGCCGCGCTGCGTCGAGGATGCCGACCTCGACCAGGTGCGCCTCGCCTGCGACAACGCGCCGGACATCACGAATCCGGGCCAAGAGGACCTCGACGCCGACGGCATCGGCGACGTCGCCGATCTGTGCCAGACCATCACCAGCGACCCCAGTGCCGACAGCGACCGCGACGGCATCGGCAACGCGTGCGACAGCTGCCCGTCGACCGTCGACCACTACGAGGGTGCGGTCGACGTCACGCTGCCGGACGGGCTGCGATTTCGCAACGTGCCCGACCTCGGCGATCTCGACGGCGATGGCGTCGGTGATGCCTGCGACAACTGCGTGGCGGTGCCCAACTGCGGCGACTACGACGGCGCCGCACCCTGGCAGGTCGGCGATCCGATCGATCGCGACGACACCACGCAGTGCCAGGCCGACGCCGATCGCGATGGCGTCGGCGATGCCTGTCAGGGCCTGGTGGTCGGCGCACTCGCGGTCGCAGCGGTGGGGCTCGGGCCCGACGACGACTTCGATCAAGACGGCCTCGCCAACGGCGTCGACGCCTGTGCTCGCCTGCCGCTCGTCGTCGACGACGACACGCTCTGCGACGGCGACGGTGACTGCCCCTCGGGCTCGCAGTGCGAGCCACGCGTGGGCGAGAGTCAGGGTGTCTGCAATCATCCCGATCACGACGGCGATGGCATCGGCGACGCGTGCGACACCTGTGCGACCGCGAGCAACCCCGAACAGCTCGTCGACGGTGGGCTCCAGCAGGACGACCAAGACGGTGACTTCGTCGGCAACGCTTGCGAGGCCACGGCCGAGTGCGGCGTCCACCCCGACTCGCCGCCGAGCGGGTTCTATGCGCTCGCGGCCGAGGGCCTGTGCTGCGCTGCCCAGCTGCAGGCGCTCGGAGACGGCACGCTGGCGTTGGTCGCGACCGGCCGTCCGTTGAGCGATCCCGACGGTCGACCGATCAAGCTGGAGTGCAGCGACGCCGACGTGGCGGCGGGCCTGTGCCGTCGACTGCCGGCAAGCGTCGCGGCGCGACCCGGCGTGCTCGAGGCCCCGCCGGGGTGCGAAGCGCTGTTGGACGGCCAGCCGGCCTGGTCGGTCGCCCCGCTCTCGCTCGCCGAGGTCGCCAGCGTCGACGACTTCTGGGGCTTTCGCTGCGAGCTACCGCAGCTCGACCAGGACTTCGACGGCATCGGCGACGCATGCGACTTCTGCATGTTCGCGTTCGACCCCGACAACACGCCCTATGTCGACGCGCAGGGGGAGCTGTGGCCCCTCAACGGCAAGTACTGCAACGGCGCCTACTCGATCGAGAACACCTGCGGCGAGTGA